The following are encoded together in the Mammaliicoccus vitulinus genome:
- a CDS encoding TrkH family potassium uptake protein yields the protein MNTISKLTMLYLTLFITTTVIGSILLYLPMTGRKSISFIDAFFIATSAFTVTGLSTVDIPSQFNDLGYLVIILLIQIGGIGIVTLTIFIMIFTRKNITFKNRELLMYTWSIDNDSGLLKITIHLVIFSFIVELLGALILSLVFIPDFGIVKGGFLSLFTSISSFNNAGFSLFSNSLIPYSNNFIVNIIVPLLIIIGGIGYIVIVDLWRSNRISKLKLHSKIVLTTTSILIFVGAISFWLIEKNNTLKNDNWIVQVYKSVFQSVSTRTAGFNTVDIGQLHDSTLFIFDLLMFIGAAPMSTGGGIKVTTLAIIVAYLYAQLKGQKHTHIFKKSIMAEQISKAIIICFLSSTLIFLSTLIILIESPNLNMTKVLFETISAFATVGLSTGITADLTSLSKVILILLMIIGKIGVLIIVYIFIRPKKESYYYSSEKINL from the coding sequence ATGAACACTATATCTAAGTTAACTATGCTTTATCTTACACTGTTTATAACTACGACAGTTATTGGTTCTATACTACTTTATTTACCCATGACTGGAAGAAAATCAATCAGCTTTATAGATGCATTTTTTATAGCTACTAGTGCATTTACTGTAACTGGCCTTTCAACAGTAGATATTCCTAGTCAATTTAATGATTTAGGCTACTTAGTTATAATATTGTTAATTCAGATAGGTGGTATAGGAATTGTTACATTAACGATTTTTATTATGATTTTTACAAGAAAGAATATAACTTTCAAAAATAGAGAGTTACTAATGTATACATGGAGTATAGATAATGATTCTGGCTTATTAAAAATAACGATACACCTTGTAATATTTAGTTTCATTGTGGAATTACTAGGCGCTCTTATTCTGTCGCTAGTGTTTATACCAGACTTCGGGATAGTTAAAGGAGGATTTCTTAGTTTATTTACATCTATTTCATCATTTAACAACGCAGGTTTCTCACTATTTTCAAATAGCCTTATACCCTATAGCAATAACTTCATAGTCAATATAATCGTTCCATTATTAATTATCATCGGTGGTATTGGATATATTGTTATTGTAGATTTATGGCGATCTAATCGTATAAGCAAGTTAAAACTACATTCAAAAATTGTACTCACTACTACGAGTATATTAATTTTTGTCGGAGCTATATCATTTTGGTTAATCGAAAAAAATAATACTTTAAAAAATGATAACTGGATTGTTCAAGTGTATAAATCTGTATTTCAATCAGTGTCGACAAGAACTGCTGGTTTTAACACCGTAGATATAGGTCAATTACATGACTCCACACTTTTTATATTCGATTTGTTAATGTTCATTGGTGCAGCACCTATGAGTACCGGTGGTGGAATTAAAGTAACTACCTTAGCAATAATAGTGGCTTATTTATACGCACAATTAAAAGGTCAAAAACATACCCATATATTTAAAAAAAGTATTATGGCTGAACAAATTAGTAAAGCGATCATAATTTGTTTTTTATCAAGTACTTTAATTTTCTTATCAACATTAATCATATTGATTGAAAGTCCAAATTTGAACATGACGAAAGTATTATTTGAAACAATATCAGCCTTTGCGACTGTAGGTCTTTCAACCGGTATTACTGCAGACTTAACTTCTTTATCTAAAGTAATACTCATACTTTTAATGATAATTGGTAAAATAGGCGTACTTATTATTGTTTATATTTTTATACGACCCAAAAAAGAAAGCTATTATTATTCAAGTGAGAAAATAAATTTATAA
- the smpB gene encoding SsrA-binding protein SmpB, with protein sequence MPKVQSKPLAQNRKASHDYTIEDTVEAGIVLQGTEIKSIRRGSANLKDAYARVYNGEMYVYNMHIAPYEEGNRFNHEPLRNRKLLLKRKEIDKLLGVTKEKGYALIPLKLYIKHGYCKVLIGVAKGKRDYDKRHALKEKEAKRDVERAMKQRY encoded by the coding sequence GTGCCAAAAGTTCAGAGCAAACCATTAGCGCAAAATCGTAAAGCAAGTCATGATTACACAATAGAAGATACGGTTGAAGCGGGTATTGTACTTCAAGGTACTGAAATCAAATCCATTCGCCGAGGTAGTGCAAACTTAAAAGATGCATATGCACGCGTATACAACGGAGAAATGTACGTTTACAACATGCATATTGCACCGTATGAAGAAGGTAACCGTTTTAATCATGAGCCATTAAGAAATCGTAAATTACTTTTAAAAAGAAAAGAAATCGATAAACTTTTGGGTGTTACAAAAGAAAAAGGGTATGCATTAATACCGCTTAAACTCTACATTAAACACGGTTACTGTAAAGTACTTATAGGTGTAGCTAAAGGTAAACGAGACTATGATAAACGACATGCATTGAAAGAAAAAGAAGCAAAACGTGACGTTGAAAGAGCAATGAAACAAAGATATTAA
- the rnr gene encoding ribonuclease R, producing the protein MNLREEVEQIINEKEYSPMTVSEFQDVMGLNNADSFKELIKVLVDLEQTGQLERTKTDRYKKTRDKSDLVKGTLSQHKKGFAFLRPVDDTIEDIFIPPNQINKAMDGDEVLVEVVPSRGDHKGKIEGRVKAITTRNITQVVGTYTEAKHFGFVLPDDKRITQDLFIPKGKNLGAIEGHKVLVEITEYADGTHNPEGQVKAILGHKNDPGVDILSIIYQHGINIEFPDNVIAEAENVPDQIQPSEIKGRRDLRDELTITIDGADAKDLDDAVSIKPLDNGLTELTVSIADVSYYVTENSELDKEAYDRATSVYLVDRVIPMIPHRLSNGICSLNPNEDRLTLSCRMEINQQGEVVRHDIFESVIHSDYRMTYTDVNSIIENNDQEIRNQYAEITPMLDLAQQLSQQLIAKRKRRGEIDFDIKEAQVLVDEDGIPTDIKVRERNDAERLIESFMLSANETIAEHFSKLEVPFIYRVHENPKAERLTRFFEFIANFGLSVKGSSEDIHPSTLQKIVEEVAGQKEEMVISTLMLRSMQQARYSEDNLGHFGLSADYYTHFTSPIRRYPDLVVHRLIRKYLIDKSMNSKQIRHWEEMLPDIADHTSKRERRAIDAERDTDDLKKSEYMIQHVGEVFTGIISSVANFGMFVELENTIEGMVHMSNLTDDYYNFDERNMAIIGERQAKVFRIGDKVEVKVINVNVDERMIDFQVVGMPIAEKNRERLAREKTIKAKKRGTTKEEEKPNNRKKGGPKGKQGGNQGNKDKKPYYKAKAVKNKARRNKK; encoded by the coding sequence TTAAAGAATTAATTAAAGTTCTAGTTGATTTAGAACAAACGGGTCAACTAGAAAGAACAAAGACGGATAGATATAAGAAGACAAGAGACAAATCAGATCTTGTTAAAGGTACATTAAGTCAACACAAAAAAGGTTTTGCATTTTTAAGACCTGTAGATGATACAATCGAGGATATATTCATTCCACCTAATCAAATTAATAAAGCGATGGATGGTGACGAAGTATTAGTAGAAGTTGTGCCATCTCGCGGGGATCATAAAGGGAAAATAGAAGGAAGAGTTAAAGCTATTACAACACGTAATATTACGCAAGTCGTAGGTACTTATACTGAAGCTAAGCATTTTGGTTTCGTGTTACCTGATGATAAACGTATTACTCAAGACCTATTTATTCCTAAAGGTAAAAATCTTGGTGCCATTGAAGGGCATAAAGTATTAGTAGAAATTACTGAATATGCTGATGGAACACATAATCCAGAAGGACAAGTGAAGGCGATTCTTGGTCATAAAAATGATCCAGGCGTTGATATTTTATCTATTATTTATCAACACGGTATTAACATCGAATTTCCAGACAATGTTATTGCGGAAGCAGAAAACGTGCCAGATCAAATTCAACCAAGTGAAATAAAAGGTCGACGTGATTTAAGAGACGAACTCACTATCACAATTGACGGCGCAGATGCTAAAGACTTAGATGATGCAGTATCTATTAAACCTCTTGATAATGGTTTAACAGAGCTTACAGTCAGCATTGCTGATGTAAGTTACTATGTTACTGAGAATAGTGAATTAGATAAAGAAGCTTACGATAGAGCAACAAGTGTTTACCTTGTAGATAGAGTCATTCCAATGATTCCACACAGATTGAGTAATGGTATATGTTCATTAAATCCTAATGAAGACAGATTAACTTTAAGTTGTAGAATGGAAATTAACCAACAAGGTGAAGTTGTAAGACATGATATTTTCGAAAGTGTAATCCACTCAGATTATAGAATGACTTATACAGATGTAAATTCAATTATTGAAAATAACGATCAAGAAATCCGAAATCAATATGCTGAAATTACACCAATGCTCGATTTAGCTCAACAATTATCACAACAATTAATCGCTAAACGTAAAAGACGTGGTGAAATTGATTTTGATATTAAAGAAGCACAAGTGCTAGTCGACGAAGATGGTATACCAACTGATATTAAAGTGAGAGAAAGAAATGATGCAGAAAGATTAATCGAAAGCTTTATGTTATCTGCTAACGAAACGATTGCTGAACACTTCAGTAAACTTGAAGTGCCATTTATTTATCGTGTCCATGAAAATCCAAAAGCAGAAAGACTAACGCGATTCTTTGAATTTATTGCTAACTTCGGACTTTCTGTTAAAGGGTCTAGTGAAGATATTCATCCATCAACTTTACAGAAAATTGTAGAAGAAGTAGCTGGACAAAAAGAAGAAATGGTTATTTCTACATTGATGTTAAGAAGTATGCAACAAGCAAGATATAGTGAAGATAATTTAGGACACTTCGGTTTGTCAGCTGATTATTATACACATTTCACATCACCTATTAGAAGATATCCAGATTTAGTCGTTCATAGATTGATACGTAAATATTTAATCGATAAGTCTATGAACAGTAAACAAATTAGACATTGGGAAGAAATGTTACCTGATATTGCTGATCACACATCTAAGCGTGAAAGAAGAGCAATTGATGCAGAACGCGATACTGATGATCTGAAAAAATCAGAATACATGATCCAACATGTAGGAGAAGTATTTACTGGTATTATCAGTTCAGTAGCCAACTTCGGTATGTTCGTTGAATTAGAGAACACAATTGAAGGTATGGTACACATGTCTAACTTAACTGACGATTATTATAACTTTGATGAGCGCAACATGGCTATCATAGGTGAACGCCAAGCTAAAGTATTTAGAATTGGTGATAAAGTAGAAGTTAAAGTGATCAATGTTAATGTTGATGAAAGAATGATAGACTTCCAAGTTGTAGGTATGCCAATAGCTGAGAAGAATAGAGAAAGATTAGCAAGAGAAAAAACAATCAAAGCTAAAAAACGTGGTACAACTAAAGAAGAAGAGAAGCCTAATAACCGTAAAAAAGGTGGACCTAAAGGCAAGCAAGGCGGTAATCAAGGTAATAAAGACAAAAAGCCTTATTACAAAGCTAAAGCTGTAAAAAATAAAGCGAGACGCAATAAAAAATAG